A part of Gambusia affinis linkage group LG21, SWU_Gaff_1.0, whole genome shotgun sequence genomic DNA contains:
- the crygn2 gene encoding gamma-crystallin N-B isoform X5: protein MSQYSGKITFYEGRCFTGRKLEVRGDCDNFQDRGFMNRVNSIRVESGAWICYDHPDFRGQQYILEHGEYPEFQRWNSHNDHMGSCKPIRMHGEHYRIELFEACNFSGQCMDICDDCPFLQSRGFSKSCINSVRVYGDGAWVMYEEPNFRGRMYIVERGNYCSPTEWQAQNPNIQSIRRIVNYF from the exons ATGTCGCAGTACTCTGGAAAG ATCACCTTCTACGAGGGGCGGTGCTTCACCGGCAGGaagctggaggtcagaggtgacTGTGATAACTTCCAGGACCGCGGCTTCATGAACAG AGTGAACTCCATCCGGGTGGAGAGCGGAGCCTGGATCTGCTACGACCATCCGGACTTCAGGGGGCAGCAGTACATCCTGGAGCACGGAGAATACCCAGAGTTCCAGAGGTGGAACTCCCACAACGACCACATGGGGTCCTGCAAGCCCATCCGCATG CATGGAGAGCACTACCGCATCGAGCTGTTCGAGGCCTGCAACTTCTCCGGTCAGTGCATGGACATCTGCGACGACTGTCCCTTCCTGCAGAGCCGCGGCTTCTCCAAGAGCTGCATCAACTCCGTCAGGGTCTACGGAGACGGAGC CTGGGTGATGTACGAGGAGCCCAACTTCCGGGGCCGGATGTACATCGTGGAGCGCGGGAACTACTGCAGCCCGACGGAGTGGCAGGCCCAGAACCCGAACATCCAGTCCATCCGCAGAATCGTCAACTACTTCTga
- the eci2 gene encoding enoyl-CoA delta isomerase 2, mitochondrial isoform X1, producing the protein MAASALKSCSAWRFAKLNSLLRSSVPSLTFQTTASPMMGATVEQFEQAKSKLSALKKDPGNEVKLKIYALFKQATQGPCNTPKPGMLDFVNKVKWDAWKSLGSISQDEAREQYCNLIGSLVEAEGGGSAQVTATPAGGGATYETLLVSTEDDITTIKLNRPAKKNAITPEMYNEIIAALEQAAKDESKLAVFTGAGDFYCSGNDLSTFTKIPEGGVQEMARQGAELLRKYVRAYIDFPKPLVAVVNGPAVGISVTVLGLFDLIYATERATFHTPFTQLGQSAEGCSSYTFPRIMGPTKASEMLLFNKKLTASQACELGLITEVFPDSSFQSEVQTRLKAYARLPPQSLALSKQLVRSVEKDRLYAVNDAEVERLMERWTSEECFNAVMSFFQAKAKL; encoded by the exons ATGGCCGCTTCCGCCCTGAAGAGCTGCTCTGCGTGGCGCTTTGCTAAGCTAAACAG TTTGCTCAGGTCCAGTGTTCCCAGTCTGACATTCCAGACCACAGCGTCTCCTATGATGG GTGCGACGGTGGAGCAGTTTGAACAGGCGAAGAGCAAACTGTCGGCGCTGAAGAAGGATCCGGGGAACGAGGTCAAGCTGAAGATCTACGCTCTGTTCAAGCAG gccACTCAGGGTCCCTGCAACACTCCTAAACCAGGAATGCTGGACTTTGTGAACAAGGTCAAATGGGATGCGTGGAAATCTCTGGGCTCCATCTCTCAG GATGAAGCCAGGGAGCAGTACTGCAACCTGATTGGCTCCCTGGTGGAGGCGGAGGGAGGAGGCTCCGCCCAGGTCACCGCCACGCCTGCTGGGGGCGGAGCCACATACGAGACACTGTTGGTCTCTACAGAGGATGACATCACCACCATCAAACTGAACCGACCCGCCAAGAAGAACGCCATCACACCTGAG ATGTACAACGAGATCATCGCAGCTCTGGAGCAGGCGGCGAAAGACGAGTCAAAGTTGGCTGTGTTCACAG GAGCTGGAGACTTTTACTGCAGCGGGAACGACCTGTCCACCTTCACCAAGATCCCagagggaggcgtccaggagatGGCCAGGCAGGGAGCAGAGCTGCTCAG GAAGTACGTCAGGGCGTACATCGACTTCCCGAAGCCTCTGGTTGCCGTGGTGAACGGTCCGGCCGTGGGCATCTCCGTCACCGTGTTGGGACTCTTTGACCTGATCTACGCCACAGAGCGG GCCACCTTCCACACACCCTTCACCCAGCTGGGTCAGAGCGCCGAGGGCTGCTCCTCCTACACCTTCCCCAGGATAATGGGCCCCACCAAG GCCAGTGAGATGTTGCTTTTCAATAAGAAGCTGACGGCCAGCCAGGCCTGTGAACTGGGTCTGATCACAGAGGTTTTCCCCGACAGCAGCTTCCAGTCGGAGGTCCAGACCCGGCTCAAGGCCTACGCCCGGCTGCCTCCCCAG TCCCTGGCGCTGTCCAAACAGCTGGTCCGGTCCGTGGAGAAGGACCGTCTCTACGCCGTCAACGATGCTGAGGTGGAGCGGCTGATGGAGCGCTGGACCTCAGAGGAATGCTTCAACGCCGTCATGAGCTTCTTCCAGGCCAAAGCCAAACTGTGA
- the LOC122824642 gene encoding uncharacterized protein C9orf152-like, with the protein MLKTGACALSARGGAERFKETGGEREKEIERELNLRGRGQVFLQGPGTRRRKRKMDVTALRQQYRMCRDKQRAELHLLRTGSFDLLDVVSIVPVAQGWMSSRQPARPSPPDPKTSDPWRVHLDLHRRHPAVAMETEQSRSRCSPSSSSQAPPTDTHTAGSGSARSRGSFTRRCASVDQNQDHDQNQNQNPGGESKALLNRYPFPCRRTLRISEAARRLGLYPSS; encoded by the exons ATGCTGAAGACAGGCGCATGCGCACTGAGCGCTAGGGGCGGGGCGgagagatttaaagagacaggtggagagagagaaaaagagatagagagagagctGAATCTGAGGGGGCGGGGCCAGGTGTTCCTGCAGGGACCCGgaaccaggaggaggaagaggaagatggatGTGACTGCGCTGAGACAGCAGTACAGGATGTGCAGAGACAAGCAGAGGGCAGAGCTTCACCTGCTGAGGACAG GCTCCTTTGACCTCCTGGATGTCGTCAGCATCGTACCTGTTGCTCAGGGTTGGATGTCGTCAAGGCAACCAGCCCGCCCCTCCCCTCCCGACCCGAAGACGTCGGACCCATGGCGCGTCCACCTGGACCTGCACCGGCGCCACCCTGCAGTCGCCATGGAGACGGAGCAGAGCCGCTCCAG ATGTTccccctcctcatcctcacaAGCCCCGCccacagacacgcacacagCTGGCTCTGGTTCCGCCCGGTCCAGAGGAAGCTTCACTAGACGCTGCGCCAGcgtggaccagaaccaggaccatgaccagaaccagaaccagaacccaggaGGTGAATCCAAAGCTCTTCTGAACCGCTACCCGTTCCCCTGCAGGAGAACCCTGAGGATCTCTGAGGCTGCCAGGAGGTTAGGCCTGTACCCATCCTCCTGA
- the eci2 gene encoding enoyl-CoA delta isomerase 2, mitochondrial isoform X3, translating into MMGATVEQFEQAKSKLSALKKDPGNEVKLKIYALFKQATQGPCNTPKPGMLDFVNKVKWDAWKSLGSISQDEAREQYCNLIGSLVEAEGGGSAQVTATPAGGGATYETLLVSTEDDITTIKLNRPAKKNAITPEMYNEIIAALEQAAKDESKLAVFTGAGDFYCSGNDLSTFTKIPEGGVQEMARQGAELLRKYVRAYIDFPKPLVAVVNGPAVGISVTVLGLFDLIYATERATFHTPFTQLGQSAEGCSSYTFPRIMGPTKASEMLLFNKKLTASQACELGLITEVFPDSSFQSEVQTRLKAYARLPPQSLALSKQLVRSVEKDRLYAVNDAEVERLMERWTSEECFNAVMSFFQAKAKL; encoded by the exons ATGATGG GTGCGACGGTGGAGCAGTTTGAACAGGCGAAGAGCAAACTGTCGGCGCTGAAGAAGGATCCGGGGAACGAGGTCAAGCTGAAGATCTACGCTCTGTTCAAGCAG gccACTCAGGGTCCCTGCAACACTCCTAAACCAGGAATGCTGGACTTTGTGAACAAGGTCAAATGGGATGCGTGGAAATCTCTGGGCTCCATCTCTCAG GATGAAGCCAGGGAGCAGTACTGCAACCTGATTGGCTCCCTGGTGGAGGCGGAGGGAGGAGGCTCCGCCCAGGTCACCGCCACGCCTGCTGGGGGCGGAGCCACATACGAGACACTGTTGGTCTCTACAGAGGATGACATCACCACCATCAAACTGAACCGACCCGCCAAGAAGAACGCCATCACACCTGAG ATGTACAACGAGATCATCGCAGCTCTGGAGCAGGCGGCGAAAGACGAGTCAAAGTTGGCTGTGTTCACAG GAGCTGGAGACTTTTACTGCAGCGGGAACGACCTGTCCACCTTCACCAAGATCCCagagggaggcgtccaggagatGGCCAGGCAGGGAGCAGAGCTGCTCAG GAAGTACGTCAGGGCGTACATCGACTTCCCGAAGCCTCTGGTTGCCGTGGTGAACGGTCCGGCCGTGGGCATCTCCGTCACCGTGTTGGGACTCTTTGACCTGATCTACGCCACAGAGCGG GCCACCTTCCACACACCCTTCACCCAGCTGGGTCAGAGCGCCGAGGGCTGCTCCTCCTACACCTTCCCCAGGATAATGGGCCCCACCAAG GCCAGTGAGATGTTGCTTTTCAATAAGAAGCTGACGGCCAGCCAGGCCTGTGAACTGGGTCTGATCACAGAGGTTTTCCCCGACAGCAGCTTCCAGTCGGAGGTCCAGACCCGGCTCAAGGCCTACGCCCGGCTGCCTCCCCAG TCCCTGGCGCTGTCCAAACAGCTGGTCCGGTCCGTGGAGAAGGACCGTCTCTACGCCGTCAACGATGCTGAGGTGGAGCGGCTGATGGAGCGCTGGACCTCAGAGGAATGCTTCAACGCCGTCATGAGCTTCTTCCAGGCCAAAGCCAAACTGTGA
- the eci2 gene encoding enoyl-CoA delta isomerase 2, mitochondrial isoform X2 translates to MAASALKSCSAWRFAKLNSLLRSSVPSLTFQTTASPMMGATVEQFEQAKSKLSALKKDPGNEVKLKIYALFKQATQGPCNTPKPGMLDFVNKVKWDAWKSLGSISQDEAREQYCNLIGSLVEAEGGGSAQVTATPAGGGATYETLLVSTEDDITTIKLNRPAKKNAITPEMYNEIIAALEQAAKDESKLAVFTGAGDFYCSGNDLSTFTKIPEGGVQEMARQGAELLRKYVRAYIDFPKPLVAVVNGPAVGISVTVLGLFDLIYATERATFHTPFTQLGQSAEGCSSYTFPRIMGPTKASEMLLFNKKLTASQACELGLITEVFPDSSFQSEVQTRLKAYARLPPQVSTAGPGLVTGTGDRDW, encoded by the exons ATGGCCGCTTCCGCCCTGAAGAGCTGCTCTGCGTGGCGCTTTGCTAAGCTAAACAG TTTGCTCAGGTCCAGTGTTCCCAGTCTGACATTCCAGACCACAGCGTCTCCTATGATGG GTGCGACGGTGGAGCAGTTTGAACAGGCGAAGAGCAAACTGTCGGCGCTGAAGAAGGATCCGGGGAACGAGGTCAAGCTGAAGATCTACGCTCTGTTCAAGCAG gccACTCAGGGTCCCTGCAACACTCCTAAACCAGGAATGCTGGACTTTGTGAACAAGGTCAAATGGGATGCGTGGAAATCTCTGGGCTCCATCTCTCAG GATGAAGCCAGGGAGCAGTACTGCAACCTGATTGGCTCCCTGGTGGAGGCGGAGGGAGGAGGCTCCGCCCAGGTCACCGCCACGCCTGCTGGGGGCGGAGCCACATACGAGACACTGTTGGTCTCTACAGAGGATGACATCACCACCATCAAACTGAACCGACCCGCCAAGAAGAACGCCATCACACCTGAG ATGTACAACGAGATCATCGCAGCTCTGGAGCAGGCGGCGAAAGACGAGTCAAAGTTGGCTGTGTTCACAG GAGCTGGAGACTTTTACTGCAGCGGGAACGACCTGTCCACCTTCACCAAGATCCCagagggaggcgtccaggagatGGCCAGGCAGGGAGCAGAGCTGCTCAG GAAGTACGTCAGGGCGTACATCGACTTCCCGAAGCCTCTGGTTGCCGTGGTGAACGGTCCGGCCGTGGGCATCTCCGTCACCGTGTTGGGACTCTTTGACCTGATCTACGCCACAGAGCGG GCCACCTTCCACACACCCTTCACCCAGCTGGGTCAGAGCGCCGAGGGCTGCTCCTCCTACACCTTCCCCAGGATAATGGGCCCCACCAAG GCCAGTGAGATGTTGCTTTTCAATAAGAAGCTGACGGCCAGCCAGGCCTGTGAACTGGGTCTGATCACAGAGGTTTTCCCCGACAGCAGCTTCCAGTCGGAGGTCCAGACCCGGCTCAAGGCCTACGCCCGGCTGCCTCCCCAGGTGAGCACCGCCGGACCGGGACTGGTGACCGGGACTGGTGACCGGGACTGGTGA
- the crygn2 gene encoding gamma-crystallin N-B isoform X6, with translation MCYRSITFYEGRCFTGRKLEVRGDCDNFQDRGFMNRVNSIRVESGAWICYDHPDFRGQQYILEHGEYPEFQRWNSHNDHMGSCKPIRMHGEHYRIELFEACNFSGQCMDICDDCPFLQSRGFSKSCINSVRVYGDGAWVMYEEPNFRGRMYIVERGNYCSPTEWQAQNPNIQSIRRIVNYF, from the exons ATGTGCTACAGGTCG ATCACCTTCTACGAGGGGCGGTGCTTCACCGGCAGGaagctggaggtcagaggtgacTGTGATAACTTCCAGGACCGCGGCTTCATGAACAG AGTGAACTCCATCCGGGTGGAGAGCGGAGCCTGGATCTGCTACGACCATCCGGACTTCAGGGGGCAGCAGTACATCCTGGAGCACGGAGAATACCCAGAGTTCCAGAGGTGGAACTCCCACAACGACCACATGGGGTCCTGCAAGCCCATCCGCATG CATGGAGAGCACTACCGCATCGAGCTGTTCGAGGCCTGCAACTTCTCCGGTCAGTGCATGGACATCTGCGACGACTGTCCCTTCCTGCAGAGCCGCGGCTTCTCCAAGAGCTGCATCAACTCCGTCAGGGTCTACGGAGACGGAGC CTGGGTGATGTACGAGGAGCCCAACTTCCGGGGCCGGATGTACATCGTGGAGCGCGGGAACTACTGCAGCCCGACGGAGTGGCAGGCCCAGAACCCGAACATCCAGTCCATCCGCAGAATCGTCAACTACTTCTga
- the crygn2 gene encoding gamma-crystallin N-B isoform X3 — protein MTATGQQVDTAGQITFYEGRCFTGRKLEVRGDCDNFQDRGFMNRVNSIRVESGAWICYDHPDFRGQQYILEHGEYPEFQRWNSHNDHMGSCKPIRMHGEHYRIELFEACNFSGQCMDICDDCPFLQSRGFSKSCINSVRVYGDGAWVMYEEPNFRGRMYIVERGNYCSPTEWQAQNPNIQSIRRIVNYF, from the exons ATGACGGCGACCGGTCAGCAGGTGGACACGGCCGGACAG ATCACCTTCTACGAGGGGCGGTGCTTCACCGGCAGGaagctggaggtcagaggtgacTGTGATAACTTCCAGGACCGCGGCTTCATGAACAG AGTGAACTCCATCCGGGTGGAGAGCGGAGCCTGGATCTGCTACGACCATCCGGACTTCAGGGGGCAGCAGTACATCCTGGAGCACGGAGAATACCCAGAGTTCCAGAGGTGGAACTCCCACAACGACCACATGGGGTCCTGCAAGCCCATCCGCATG CATGGAGAGCACTACCGCATCGAGCTGTTCGAGGCCTGCAACTTCTCCGGTCAGTGCATGGACATCTGCGACGACTGTCCCTTCCTGCAGAGCCGCGGCTTCTCCAAGAGCTGCATCAACTCCGTCAGGGTCTACGGAGACGGAGC CTGGGTGATGTACGAGGAGCCCAACTTCCGGGGCCGGATGTACATCGTGGAGCGCGGGAACTACTGCAGCCCGACGGAGTGGCAGGCCCAGAACCCGAACATCCAGTCCATCCGCAGAATCGTCAACTACTTCTga
- the crygn2 gene encoding gamma-crystallin N-B isoform X4 has product METHHPGHGEITFYEGRCFTGRKLEVRGDCDNFQDRGFMNRVNSIRVESGAWICYDHPDFRGQQYILEHGEYPEFQRWNSHNDHMGSCKPIRMHGEHYRIELFEACNFSGQCMDICDDCPFLQSRGFSKSCINSVRVYGDGAWVMYEEPNFRGRMYIVERGNYCSPTEWQAQNPNIQSIRRIVNYF; this is encoded by the exons ATG GAAACCCATCATCCTGGACATGGAGAG ATCACCTTCTACGAGGGGCGGTGCTTCACCGGCAGGaagctggaggtcagaggtgacTGTGATAACTTCCAGGACCGCGGCTTCATGAACAG AGTGAACTCCATCCGGGTGGAGAGCGGAGCCTGGATCTGCTACGACCATCCGGACTTCAGGGGGCAGCAGTACATCCTGGAGCACGGAGAATACCCAGAGTTCCAGAGGTGGAACTCCCACAACGACCACATGGGGTCCTGCAAGCCCATCCGCATG CATGGAGAGCACTACCGCATCGAGCTGTTCGAGGCCTGCAACTTCTCCGGTCAGTGCATGGACATCTGCGACGACTGTCCCTTCCTGCAGAGCCGCGGCTTCTCCAAGAGCTGCATCAACTCCGTCAGGGTCTACGGAGACGGAGC CTGGGTGATGTACGAGGAGCCCAACTTCCGGGGCCGGATGTACATCGTGGAGCGCGGGAACTACTGCAGCCCGACGGAGTGGCAGGCCCAGAACCCGAACATCCAGTCCATCCGCAGAATCGTCAACTACTTCTga
- the crygn2 gene encoding gamma-crystallin N-B isoform X2: MTATGQQVDTAGQVRASPDPGSDGVGCYWFWVWYQTSSWQVRSHQNIRYRFHPDGSVVVPVQVIQEKLLDMITFYEGRCFTGRKLEVRGDCDNFQDRGFMNRVNSIRVESGAWICYDHPDFRGQQYILEHGEYPEFQRWNSHNDHMGSCKPIRMHGEHYRIELFEACNFSGQCMDICDDCPFLQSRGFSKSCINSVRVYGDGAWVMYEEPNFRGRMYIVERGNYCSPTEWQAQNPNIQSIRRIVNYF, encoded by the exons ATGACGGCGACCGGTCAGCAGGTGGACACGGCCGGACAGGTGAGAGCCTCTCCAG atcctggttctgatggagtGGGCTGCTACTGGTTCTGGGTTTGGTACCAGACGTCCTCCTGGCAGGTACGGAGCCACCAGAACATCCGGTACCGGTTCCACCCTGACGGTTCTGTGGTTGTGCCTGTCCAGGTGATCCAGGAGAAGCTTCTGGACATG ATCACCTTCTACGAGGGGCGGTGCTTCACCGGCAGGaagctggaggtcagaggtgacTGTGATAACTTCCAGGACCGCGGCTTCATGAACAG AGTGAACTCCATCCGGGTGGAGAGCGGAGCCTGGATCTGCTACGACCATCCGGACTTCAGGGGGCAGCAGTACATCCTGGAGCACGGAGAATACCCAGAGTTCCAGAGGTGGAACTCCCACAACGACCACATGGGGTCCTGCAAGCCCATCCGCATG CATGGAGAGCACTACCGCATCGAGCTGTTCGAGGCCTGCAACTTCTCCGGTCAGTGCATGGACATCTGCGACGACTGTCCCTTCCTGCAGAGCCGCGGCTTCTCCAAGAGCTGCATCAACTCCGTCAGGGTCTACGGAGACGGAGC CTGGGTGATGTACGAGGAGCCCAACTTCCGGGGCCGGATGTACATCGTGGAGCGCGGGAACTACTGCAGCCCGACGGAGTGGCAGGCCCAGAACCCGAACATCCAGTCCATCCGCAGAATCGTCAACTACTTCTga
- the nub1 gene encoding NEDD8 ultimate buster 1 yields MAEQNLQAKLKNLLKQEKVQLWNPPFTQEDDQPDAVHLQELAQRYAPFLGISMEEVGGALESIRAQSVARGKGNRTFRETSVATLELLLPREAKKDSKTKSYLETRLDVPVQQLVDRIAEDFSLKHLKLILNGRTLWPDRRLDEQGVKNHSKVMVLKVSDVEQVSREDEEMKNQSQSLQRTQKGFQILSERDGSEDPETTPFLEIADQKGNPLKIPQDEKKALILAMGFHEKGRSLMKRKQFDSALCHLLQADQHFSRCGSAMLGSVDNYAVLQLDIVWCYRALEALSCLEDGRSRLQRAEDCFLRCYGEQQQRLLMIKGNTGREEVLFLRLYLLQSLLSFLEGNDRQARVLLAKVEDLYGRLVPDSEKMAQLLVLGFSEREARLGLRACGGDLQAAAILISNRHQEREDQQEKERQRRRTRMEDVSRLVELGFSRTDAARALHRTQGDVDKASAILLDSSQTSQLDAVSPEKVEQLLYLGFQRAPAEVALRLSGGDVQSATQLLLDNQGVLSPDLLSPPSTSSPSSSPSYEEAGTSSTSPEDSQLVNEVLEDISRHEEDYLDLTLEDESQLISTLKTYLDRGPARSV; encoded by the exons ATGGCAGAGCAGAACCTGCAGGCCAAGCTGAAGAACCTGCTGAAGCAGGAGAAGGTCCAGCTGTGGAATCCTCCGTTCACCCAGGAGGACGACCAGCCGGACGCCGTGCACCTGCAG GAGCTGGCGCAGCGCTACGCCCCATTCCTTGGCATATCCATGGAGGAGGTAGGGGGCGCTCTGGAGTCCATCCGGGCTCAGTCGGTGGCCAGAGGGAAAGGCAACCGGACCTTCAGGGAGACCAGCGTGGCGacgctggagctgctgctgcccagAGAGGCCAAGAAG GACTCGAAGACAAAGTCCTACCTGGAGACCCGGCTGGACGTCCCAGTGCAGCAGTTGGTGGACAG GATCGCAGAAGATTTCAGCCTGAAGCACCTCAAGCTGATCCTGAACGGCAGAACCCTGTGGCCCG ATCGGCGGCTGGACGAGCAGGGCGTGAAGAACCACAGCAAGGTCATGGTGCTGAAGGTCAGCGATGTGGAGCAGGTCAGCAGGGAGGATGAGGAGATGAAGAACCAGAGCCAGAGCCTGCAGCGCACCCAGAAAGGCTTCCAGATCCTGTCGGAGAGAG ACGGCAGTGAGGATCCAGAGACCACGCCCTTCCTGGAGATCGCCGACCAGAAAGGAAACCCGCTGAAGATCCCGCAAGACGAGAAGAAG GCTCTGATCCTGGCCATGGGGTTCCATGAGAAGGGCCGCTCTCTGATGAAGAGGAAGCAGTTTGACTCCGCCCTCTGCCACCTGCTGCAGGCCGACCAGCACTTCAG TCGGTGCGGCTCGGCGATGCTGGGCTCCGTGGACAACTACGCCGTCCTGCAGCTGGACATCGTGTGGTGCTACCGGGCCCTGGAGGCGCTGTCCTGCCTGGAGGACGGGCGCAGCCGGCTGCAGCGCGCCGAGGACTGCTTCCTGCGCTGCTACggcgagcagcagcagcgcctGCTGATGATCAAG GGCAACACGGGACGGGAGGAAGTCCTGTTCCTGCGTCTGTATCTGCTGCAGAGCCTGCTGTCCTTCCTGGAAGGAAACGACCGCCAGGCCCGAGTTCTGCTGGCCAAG GTGGAGGACCTGTACGGCCGTCTGGTTCCGGACTCGGAGAAGATGGcccagctgctggttctgggtTTCTCTGAGCGGGAGGCCCGGTTGGGCCTGCGGGCCTGTGGAGGAGACCTGCAGGCGGCCGCCATCCTCATCAGCAACCGGCACCAG GAGCGTGAGGACCAGCAGGAGAAGGAGCGCCAGCGGCGGAGGACGAGGATGGAGGACGTCTCCCGGCTGGTGGAGCTGGGCTTCTCCAGGACGGACGCGGCCAGAGCGCTGCACCGCACCCAGGGGGACGTGGACAAGGCGTCCGCG ATCCTGCTGGACTCGTCCCAGACGTCCCAACTGGACGCAGTCAGTCCGGAGAAGGTGGAGCAG ctgctgtACCTGGGGTTCCAGAGGGCCCCGGCTGAAGTGGCCCTCAGGTTGTCTGGAGGAGACGTTCAGTCTGCAACTCAGCTGCTGTTGGACAACCAGGGCGTTCTGTCCCCAGACCTGCTGTCCCCGCCGTCCACGTCCTCTCCGTCCTCCTCTCCGTCCTATGAGGAGGCCGGCACCTCGTCCACCTCTCCAG AGGACAGCCAGCTGGTCAACGAGGTCTTGGAGGACATCTCCCGCCACGAGGAGGACTACCTGGACCTGACCCTGGAGGACGAGAGCCAGCTGATCTCCACCCTGAAGACGTACCTGGACCGCGGCCCGGCCCGCTCCGTCTGA
- the crygn2 gene encoding gamma-crystallin N-B isoform X1, whose product MTATGQQVDTAGQVRASPDPGSDGVGCYWFWVWYQTSSWQVRSHQNIRYRFHPDGSVVVPVQVIQEKLLDMETHHPGHGEITFYEGRCFTGRKLEVRGDCDNFQDRGFMNRVNSIRVESGAWICYDHPDFRGQQYILEHGEYPEFQRWNSHNDHMGSCKPIRMHGEHYRIELFEACNFSGQCMDICDDCPFLQSRGFSKSCINSVRVYGDGAWVMYEEPNFRGRMYIVERGNYCSPTEWQAQNPNIQSIRRIVNYF is encoded by the exons ATGACGGCGACCGGTCAGCAGGTGGACACGGCCGGACAGGTGAGAGCCTCTCCAG atcctggttctgatggagtGGGCTGCTACTGGTTCTGGGTTTGGTACCAGACGTCCTCCTGGCAGGTACGGAGCCACCAGAACATCCGGTACCGGTTCCACCCTGACGGTTCTGTGGTTGTGCCTGTCCAGGTGATCCAGGAGAAGCTTCTGGACATG GAAACCCATCATCCTGGACATGGAGAG ATCACCTTCTACGAGGGGCGGTGCTTCACCGGCAGGaagctggaggtcagaggtgacTGTGATAACTTCCAGGACCGCGGCTTCATGAACAG AGTGAACTCCATCCGGGTGGAGAGCGGAGCCTGGATCTGCTACGACCATCCGGACTTCAGGGGGCAGCAGTACATCCTGGAGCACGGAGAATACCCAGAGTTCCAGAGGTGGAACTCCCACAACGACCACATGGGGTCCTGCAAGCCCATCCGCATG CATGGAGAGCACTACCGCATCGAGCTGTTCGAGGCCTGCAACTTCTCCGGTCAGTGCATGGACATCTGCGACGACTGTCCCTTCCTGCAGAGCCGCGGCTTCTCCAAGAGCTGCATCAACTCCGTCAGGGTCTACGGAGACGGAGC CTGGGTGATGTACGAGGAGCCCAACTTCCGGGGCCGGATGTACATCGTGGAGCGCGGGAACTACTGCAGCCCGACGGAGTGGCAGGCCCAGAACCCGAACATCCAGTCCATCCGCAGAATCGTCAACTACTTCTga